One window of the Benincasa hispida cultivar B227 chromosome 3, ASM972705v1, whole genome shotgun sequence genome contains the following:
- the LOC120073489 gene encoding zinc-finger homeodomain protein 1-like, with protein sequence MDFEDQDEHEEEEMDIAAASYDSLPNSGTRLKIPTSTDQMVSTGQRKPKYRECLKNHAVGIGGHAVGVGLGIGEPFLLPHPGNFSPYYRTPTGYLHVAPHHRPLALPSTSGGGGTHSREEQEDMSNPSGGGGGGGGGGSSSFGKKRFRTKFTQEQKDRMLGLAETLVMQC encoded by the coding sequence ATGGATTTCGAAGATCAAGACGAACACGAAGAGGAGGAGATGGACATAGCCGCAGCGAGTTACGACTCGTTGCCGAACTCAGGAACCCGACTCAAAATCCCCACTAGTACGGACCAAATGGTTTCAACTGGACAGAGGAAACCCAAATACAGAGAGTGTTTGAAAAATCACGCCGTTGGCATTGGAGGTCACGCCGTAGGCGTCGGACTGGGAATCGGAGAACCATTTTTATTACCCCACCCTGGAAATTTCTCCCCTTACTACCGAACCCCAACTGGGTATCTCCACGTGGCGCCACACCACAGGCCGTTAGCTCTCCCGTCGACATCCGGCGGTGGTGGCACCCACAGCAGAGAGGAGCAAGAGGATATGTCCAACCCCAGCGGCGGAggtggcggcggcggcggcggaggAAGTAGTAGCTTTGGGAAGAAGAGATTTAGGACAAAGTTTACACAAGAACAAAAGGACAGAATGCTGGGGCTGGCGGAGACATTGGTTATGCAATgttaa